In Falsibacillus albus, a single window of DNA contains:
- a CDS encoding NAD(P)-dependent malic enzyme has protein sequence MSLREEALHMHRVNRGKLESKSKVEVKNAKDLSLAYSPGVAEPCKVIYDKPETVYEYTMKGNMVAVVSDGTAVLGLGNIGPEAALPVMEGKAVLFKSFAGVDAFPICLSTTDIDKIVETVKLLEPTFGGVNLEDIAAPNCFEIEERLKKETNIPIFHDDQHGTAIVTVAGLVNALKLVGKKMSEIKVVANGAGAAGIAIIKLLYNYGVRDIIMCDTKGAIYEGRPNGMNDIKAEVAKYTNRDKLQGSLADVIKDADVFIGVSVAGALTSEMVQSMKDDSIIFAMANPVPEIMPEDAKKAGAKVIGTGRSDFPNQVNNVLAFPGIFRGALDVRATHINEKMKQAAVEAIASLISENELNADYVIPGPFDPRVAPAVASAVAKAAMETGVARMKVDPEEVKKRTETLAVIGKGE, from the coding sequence ATATGCACCGTGTGAACAGAGGGAAATTGGAATCAAAATCAAAGGTCGAAGTGAAAAATGCTAAAGATTTAAGCTTAGCTTATTCTCCTGGTGTTGCTGAACCTTGCAAAGTCATATATGATAAGCCGGAAACGGTTTACGAATATACAATGAAAGGCAATATGGTAGCGGTAGTGTCAGATGGAACGGCGGTCTTGGGACTGGGGAACATCGGTCCTGAAGCGGCGTTGCCTGTAATGGAAGGGAAAGCAGTTCTATTCAAAAGCTTCGCAGGCGTCGATGCATTTCCTATTTGTTTAAGCACGACAGATATTGATAAAATTGTAGAAACGGTCAAGCTGCTGGAACCTACTTTCGGAGGAGTGAACCTCGAGGATATTGCAGCTCCGAATTGTTTTGAAATTGAAGAGCGCTTGAAGAAAGAGACGAATATCCCAATTTTCCACGATGACCAGCACGGTACCGCCATCGTGACGGTTGCCGGTCTTGTCAATGCATTGAAGCTCGTTGGCAAGAAGATGTCTGAGATTAAGGTAGTGGCGAATGGAGCAGGTGCTGCAGGGATTGCCATCATCAAGCTGCTTTATAATTATGGTGTCCGCGACATCATCATGTGTGATACGAAGGGGGCCATTTATGAGGGGCGTCCAAATGGAATGAATGATATTAAAGCAGAGGTTGCTAAATACACAAACAGGGATAAACTCCAAGGCAGCTTAGCTGATGTCATCAAGGATGCGGATGTGTTCATTGGTGTATCGGTAGCAGGTGCATTGACATCAGAAATGGTTCAATCGATGAAAGATGATTCCATCATTTTTGCAATGGCAAATCCTGTTCCTGAAATCATGCCGGAGGATGCAAAAAAAGCAGGGGCAAAGGTCATCGGGACTGGCCGCTCGGACTTCCCTAACCAGGTCAACAACGTTTTGGCATTCCCTGGCATCTTCAGGGGCGCATTGGATGTAAGGGCGACACATATCAATGAAAAAATGAAGCAGGCAGCTGTTGAAGCCATTGCAAGCTTAATCAGCGAAAATGAATTGAACGCTGATTATGTCATCCCTGGTCCTTTCGATCCAAGAGTGGCTCCCGCGGTGGCATCAGCGGTTGCCAAAGCGGCAATGGAGACAGGCGTCGCCAGAATGAAGGTCGATCCAGAAGAAGTCAAAAAGCGTACGGAGACATTGGCAGTCATTGGAAAAGGCGAGTGA
- a CDS encoding FadR/GntR family transcriptional regulator — translation MIDCDGLKKGDKIPSERELSERLNVGRSSVREALRALELLGLIETRRGEGTFLRDFRDHQLVELLSTFILQDADVKNDVEHTKELLEKDCLRLVAKEHMEQKSGLATITDSIHSKQIQSEDELFKAIFYLSKNRLLLKIWFILNQYHSQLSSERKIDDIDLPLKLIAGLMEGDHEQAIQIYDEMQKLSKQR, via the coding sequence ATGATCGACTGTGATGGATTGAAAAAAGGGGACAAAATCCCTTCTGAACGTGAACTATCGGAGCGGCTGAATGTAGGCCGCTCTTCGGTTCGCGAAGCTTTAAGAGCACTCGAATTGCTTGGTTTGATCGAGACAAGAAGAGGAGAAGGAACTTTTTTACGTGATTTTCGCGATCATCAGCTGGTAGAATTATTGAGTACGTTCATTCTTCAGGATGCAGATGTGAAAAATGATGTCGAGCATACAAAAGAGCTTCTGGAGAAAGACTGTCTTAGACTGGTGGCTAAGGAACACATGGAGCAAAAAAGTGGTCTGGCCACAATTACCGACTCGATTCATTCCAAACAAATCCAAAGCGAAGACGAACTGTTTAAAGCCATTTTTTATTTATCAAAAAATCGGCTGCTGCTTAAAATATGGTTCATATTGAATCAATATCATTCACAACTTTCGAGTGAAAGAAAGATCGATGACATCGACCTTCCACTTAAATTAATCGCCGGGCTCATGGAAGGCGATCATGAGCAAGCCATTCAAATTTATGACGAAATGCAAAAACTGTCGAAGCAAAGATGA
- the accD gene encoding acetyl-CoA carboxylase, carboxyltransferase subunit beta, whose amino-acid sequence MLKDLFVKTKKKKYATIPSEAAKQDVPEGIMTKCPKCRKIMYTKELQKNLKVCLHCEFHHKMNAFERVDSFLDEGTFKELDAGLTSENPLGFPDYLDKLEKDKKKTKLNEAVLTGSGEVSGIEVVVAIMDSHFRMGSMGSVVGEKITRAIEEADRKQVPFIIFTASGGARMQEGVLSLMQMAKTSAALKRFSDHGGLILSIMTNPTTGGVSASFASLGDYNFAEPGALIGFAGRRIIEQTIREDLPEDFQTAEFLLKHGQLDAVIHRLELKEKLANVLEIHQPGGDIDW is encoded by the coding sequence TTGCTAAAAGATTTATTTGTTAAAACAAAGAAAAAAAAATATGCAACGATCCCTTCGGAGGCAGCAAAGCAAGACGTACCGGAAGGCATTATGACGAAATGCCCGAAATGCAGAAAAATCATGTACACAAAAGAATTGCAAAAGAACTTGAAAGTTTGCTTGCACTGTGAATTCCATCATAAAATGAATGCCTTCGAACGAGTGGATTCATTCCTCGACGAGGGGACGTTCAAAGAATTGGATGCAGGATTGACATCCGAAAATCCACTTGGCTTCCCGGATTACCTTGATAAGCTTGAAAAGGATAAGAAAAAAACAAAGCTAAATGAAGCAGTCTTGACTGGCTCAGGGGAAGTCAGCGGCATCGAGGTTGTCGTCGCGATCATGGACTCCCATTTCAGAATGGGCAGTATGGGGTCTGTCGTAGGTGAAAAGATTACGAGAGCCATTGAAGAAGCCGACCGCAAGCAAGTGCCATTTATTATTTTTACGGCTTCAGGCGGTGCCAGAATGCAAGAAGGTGTATTGTCGTTGATGCAAATGGCGAAAACAAGTGCAGCCTTAAAAAGGTTCAGCGATCATGGCGGCCTAATCCTATCTATCATGACCAACCCGACAACAGGAGGAGTTTCTGCAAGCTTTGCCTCTCTTGGGGATTATAATTTTGCCGAACCGGGTGCATTGATCGGTTTTGCCGGTAGACGCATCATTGAACAGACAATCAGGGAAGATTTACCGGAAGACTTTCAGACTGCTGAATTCCTGTTGAAGCATGGACAACTTGATGCAGTCATTCATCGATTAGAATTGAAGGAAAAATTAGCAAATGTATTAGAAATTCATCAGCCTGGAGGTGACATCGATTGGTAA
- the accA gene encoding acetyl-CoA carboxylase carboxyl transferase subunit alpha yields MVNELEFEKPVTELRKKITELREFTTQSDVDLSSEISKLEARLAKLEQDIYEHMKPWDRVQVARHPNRPTTLDYISFLFSDFFEMHGDRAFGDDEAIVSGIAKYKGLPVTVIGHQRGKDTKENIRRNFGMPHPEGYRKALRHMKQAEKFNRPIICFIDTKGAYPGKAAEERGQSEAIAKNLFEMAGVTVPIICIVIGEGGSGGALALGIGNHIHMLENSTYSVISPEGAAALLWKDSSLAKQAAESMKITAPDLKEMGIIDEIIPEVKGGAHKDVEKQSGFIDDVLKASLKQLLSLSKDQLVDERYEKFKKIGKYTDMKQFEEIKS; encoded by the coding sequence TTGGTAAATGAATTGGAGTTTGAAAAACCCGTCACAGAATTACGGAAAAAAATAACAGAATTGAGGGAATTCACGACACAATCAGATGTGGATTTATCTTCGGAAATTTCCAAGCTTGAGGCTCGTTTGGCCAAATTGGAGCAAGATATCTATGAGCATATGAAACCTTGGGACCGGGTGCAGGTAGCACGCCATCCAAACCGTCCGACCACATTGGACTATATTTCATTTTTATTTTCAGATTTCTTTGAAATGCATGGTGACCGTGCCTTCGGTGATGACGAAGCGATCGTATCGGGAATTGCAAAGTACAAAGGCCTTCCTGTCACTGTTATCGGGCATCAAAGAGGTAAAGATACAAAAGAGAATATCCGCCGCAACTTTGGAATGCCTCATCCAGAAGGCTACCGCAAAGCATTGAGGCATATGAAACAAGCAGAAAAATTCAATCGTCCGATCATCTGTTTCATCGATACGAAAGGCGCGTATCCGGGGAAAGCAGCGGAAGAGCGTGGCCAAAGTGAAGCAATAGCAAAAAACCTTTTTGAAATGGCCGGGGTGACGGTTCCGATTATTTGCATTGTGATCGGGGAAGGTGGAAGCGGTGGAGCATTGGCGCTGGGAATCGGCAATCATATCCATATGCTTGAAAACTCCACTTACTCTGTCATTTCTCCAGAAGGTGCTGCGGCTTTACTCTGGAAAGACTCATCACTTGCAAAGCAGGCAGCGGAATCCATGAAGATCACCGCCCCTGACTTAAAGGAAATGGGGATTATTGACGAAATTATCCCAGAAGTCAAAGGTGGAGCCCATAAGGACGTTGAAAAGCAGTCTGGATTTATCGATGATGTTTTAAAGGCATCTTTAAAACAATTGCTCTCTCTTTCCAAGGATCAGCTTGTTGATGAGAGGTATGAAAAATTCAAAAAGATCGGCAAGTATACGGATATGAAACAATTTGAAGAAATCAAATCATAG